One Temnothorax longispinosus isolate EJ_2023e chromosome 8, Tlon_JGU_v1, whole genome shotgun sequence genomic region harbors:
- the LOC139818456 gene encoding uncharacterized protein isoform X1, protein MDPVGPWYTSYNRLTAGSSTGTFHATSTTTSDFVPHHLATAATQAVPSTTTSHVLLQAAHTTATLAGQPSPFNPGGFLSPPSVGYEVFSPLFHPNTKQAHYVTQHRQVLAQAQAVSATKQNTTESDISTLRENYSSAHQATFFEQQGASTSPTTSTLAWTSQNTTQLPSPFGILPHESVVPSSPGPPSTKSSGTGYENTFNAHFSTTQTINNINASQITTPSVCNADFKASGCPTDTKKSISVRPQSPTVSVKSTISTSQVSSNQTFFHQVPTFNSDTLSDSYPGTGTGGQSVTENEKVHASLQHQQSCIVSTPSNSSGKEYRIPQPSLRSTTSTTIFLSAPVRSGSAQVIQDKQGTRNGNFASPNKTASATTTQQNIQTKGQTKIYPDLGSHGIEHRRNEQQGHDNSQSSPISFSIMESRNLSYTTNSTTNCNNTNGKLTTNQRTSSNLQHPQQQQQQQQQQQQQTFHVLNQQQQQQQQTTSYRHYLTGSTSDTEYHHPGRSKSATSTDSAYSSNTSTQNGPDCSVVVPRRPSPLQTHSQASPLGHVPSPAYPMYNSPLATMSSPSPLQQHETNGSQCTNGASYKGGVTQQVAPPSPLDVTVPRPASQGQVAYSSVITRALGTTENNKTAYSAESKTYERQQQDFSQTQKQQVCWENDNRQTANGTRKFSVYTGATTATSDINAQSLPVQQQVQRLMNVSVDRQQSYFEANQVALQDLSSCRGDPMSIVKNLQTLQQGPCLQQHTTAATSVGTAEQEKQVEERRKADSVNKKRKNLEKGGHGTPLSNEITGGTTMTEYLSRIPPPAHHNAANQQQQNGYFEFERWNIPPPATKMFPTASAAFGSQSSLHHSSNFVGTPAHQHQSLMVSHHHAPPPIPYFPAFHIPAGHHPHHSHEFQSSVEITPIGFGENTTNQNTTYNQEVRDDQPKVIVPNIEEELGFLQQDQQLMQNMNQINKDFKRPNRDPNTGFMTSYLKFLQGERDPSPPPAIRGGRKATWNRSKPYIPVEPSKPAEASNGESVKPQEKPILVKETSIKETPAIDYANDPRYFPLPKERKKLNFDSSDDGFTSDDDFPFPSKKMEKKVQNVNNTSNIEIVAVKPEGKGKKGRPIKPGGPTDRKRRAAAAAAAAAEAEKKSSKKIEEVDPLLLPPRRETSRRKAKEKTSVKQFLDRQQGIDYFDNDEEQIDSDSDPAWTPAVKLVGDEEEKRKKRARPVITKKIRKMLEEDGYSSGEAIISKKSTRKKHETPSKNSKSSSKLSCRIDEKLVAAASDEDIDISPFKHSIGNSEDASGEFVVIKTDLDEEEDPPLWRIDGKTLLQKYQPFKSSGKTLYRNIPTYSAWVSQNRHIYQQVPVKFWQQGKTETIVEFLRDEMIIDDSENIDKFMKETEKYQDNFEVYIQTLISQALDSNFLTEIFQEQDDYFLSNVKTVDEITEERKRRLLFTTKWKTSVVTAISTWPCVNVLKDLLPSEYKGKFCAGCQQAKIYARVLLYGQPYNGTTLEGSPPDPRIPHEKDFLLCRICQKKVALYNKVAHQKYLMFLECARRVADKKVADPHKDTTIILNELLADETWLTQLFKEVRSIWAEIDSMEQQAKAKAKVKSKAALSSSVKQYHRAETTVASAPIVLMSKRTADNISDSQVPIQNTENNPQTISSDVQMSSEPS, encoded by the exons ATGGATCCCGTTGGTCCATGGTACACGTCGTATAATCGTCTAACTGCGGGCAGCTCCACTGGCACGTTTCACGCGACGTCGACTACAACTAGTGACTTTGTACCTCATCATTTAGCAACAGCTGCCACACAGGCTGTGCCATCAACAACTACGTCGCACGTACTTTTACAAGCGGCTCATACGACAGCAACTCTGGCGGGTCAACCATCCCCTTTTAACCCAGGGGGGTTTTTATCTCCACCCTCTGTGGGTTATGAAGTCTTTTCACCTCTGTTTCATCCTAATACTAAGCAGGCGCATTATGTTACTCAACATAGGCAAGTACTTGCTCAAGCACAAGCGGTATCAGCGACAAAACAAAACACGACTGAATCGGATATCTCCACATTAAGGGAGAATTATAGCTCGGCTCATCAAGCTACATTTTTCGAGCAACAGGGAGCATCGACGTCACCTACGACATCGACATTAGCCTGGACATCTCAGAACACGACGCAGCTTCCTAGCCCATTTGGTATTTTACCACACGAGAGCGTCGTTCCGTCGTCTCCGGGTCCGCCTTCTACGAAATCTAGTGGTACTGGCTACGAGAATACGTTTAATGCCCATTTTAGTACAACACAGACCATAAACAACATTAACGCATCTCAAATAACTACTCCGTCTGTGTGCAACGCAGATTTCAAGGCGTCTGGTTGTCCGACTGACACAAAAAAGTCGATCAGCGTGAGACCTCAATCACCTACCGTTAGCGTAAAGTCCACTATTTCTACGTCACAAGTCAGTAGTAATCAAACATTCTTTCATCAAGTTCCAACCTTTAATTCTGACACCTTGTCTGATAGTTATCCAGGCACTGGTACGGGAGGTCAGTCTGTCactgaaaatgaaaaagtgCACGCGTCACTGCAACATCAGCAATCGTGTATCGTATCGACACCAAGCAACTCTTCTGGCAAAGAATACAGAATACCGCAACCGTCCTTGAGATCGACCACATCGACAACGATTTTTCTAAGTGCTCCGGTGCGATCAGGCTCCGCGCAGGTAATTCAGGATAAGCAGGGGACGCGCAACGGCAATTTTGCATCACCTAACAAAACGGCATCTGCCACCACGACTCAACAGAATATTCAGACCAAAGGACAGACAAAGATTTATCCAGACCTAGGGAGCCACGGAATTGAGCACAGACGAAACGAGCAACAGGGACATGATAACAGTCAATCATCCCCGATTAGTTTCTCCATCATGGAAAGTCGCAACTTGAGTTATACTACAAATAGTACCACTAACTGCAACAACACCAATGGTAAGCTTACGACCAACCAGAGGACATCATCCAACTTACAGCATCctcagcagcaacagcagcagcagcagcagcagcagcaacaaacGTTTCATGTTTTGAAtcagcaacaacagcagcaacagcagacTACATCATATAGACATTATTTGACGGGATCAACGAGCGATACAGAATATCATCATCCGGGCAGATCCAAGTCCGCAACTTCAACGGATTCTGCTTACTCGTCCAATACCTCGACACAAAACGGACCCGACTGCAGTGTCGTTGTTCCGCGACGACCAAGTCCTCTGCAGACTCATTCGCAGGCTAGTCCCTTGGGTCATGTACCAAGTCCGGCGTATCCCATGTATAACAGTCCGTTGGCAACCATGTCGTCACCATCACCGTTGCAACAGCACGAGACCAACGGTAGTCAGTGTACTAATGGTGCATCATATAAGGGCGGAGTCACTCAACAAGTCGCTCCACCGTCACCTTTGGATGTCACCGTTCCCAGACCGGCATCTCAGGGACAGGTAGCTTACTCGTCGGTGATCACACGAGCATTGGGCACTACGGAAAATAACAAGACAGCTTACAGCGCGGAGAGTAAAACGTATGAGAGACAACAACAAGATTTTTCGCAAACGCAAAAGCAACAGGTCTGTTGGGAAAATGACAACCGGCAAACAGCAAACGGCACGAGGAAGTTTTCCGTCTATACTGGTGCGACGACGGCGACTAGCGACATAAATGCACAGAGCTTACCGGTCCAACAGCAAGTACAAAGGCTTATGAATGTATCGGTGGACAGGCAGCAGTCGTATTTCGAAGCTAATCAAGTGGCGCTGCAAGATTTAAGCAGCTGTAGGGGAGACCCAATGAGCATCGTAAAGAATTTACAAACGTTGCAGCAAGGCCCCTGCTTGCAACAACATACGACTGCCGCTACCTCGGTTGGTACGGCAGAACAAGAAAAGCAGGTTGAAGAACGGCGAAAAGCCGACAGCGTCaataaaaagaggaaaaatttggaaaaggGTGGACATGGCACGCCATTATCTAACGAGATTACGGGCGGTACGACAATGACGGAATACCTCAGTAGGATACCTCCGCCTGCGCACCATAACGCGGCGAATCAACAACAGCAAAACGGTTACTTCGAATTTGAACGGTGGAATATACCGCCACCGGCCACCAAGATGTTTCCGACCGCGTCCGCCGCCTTTGGTTCTCAGTCGTCGTTGCACCATTCGAGTAACTTCGTAGGCACTCCGGCTCATCAGCATCAATCATTAATGGTGTCGCATCATCATGCACCACCACCCATCCCATATTTTCCGGCTTTTCATATTCCCGCGGGTCATCACCCACATCACTCGCACGAATTTCAGTCCTCGGTCGAAATAACGCCGATAGGATTCGGCGAGAACACCACAAACCAAAACACTACGTATAATCAAGAGGTCAGAGATGATCAGCCTAAAGTAATTGTTCCTAATATTGAAGAAGAATTAGGCTTTCTTCAACAAGACCAGCAACTGATGCAGAATatgaatcaaataaataaagactTTAAACGGCCCAACAGAGATCCTAATACGGGCTTTATGAcgagttatttaaaatttttgcaagGTGAAAGGGACCCTTCTCCACCACCTGCTATACGTGGTGGTAGAAAAGCCACATGGAATAGGTCAAAACCGTATATACCTGTCGAGCCAAGTAAACCTGCGGAAGCTTCGAATGGTGAAAGTGTTAAACCTCAAGAAAAGCCGATATTAGTAAAGGAGACGTCGATTAAGGAAACACCGGCGATAGATTACGCTAATGATCCTAGGTATTTTCCGTTAccgaaagaaaggaaaaaattaaattttgattcgAGCGACGATGGATTTACTAGTGATGACGATTTTCCATTTCCTTCtaagaaaatggaaaaaaaggtGCAGAATGTTAATAATACGAGTAATATCGAAATTGTTGCTGTTAAGCCGGAAGGAAAAGGTAAGAAAGGCCGGCCTATTAAGCCTGGTGGACCGACGGATAGGAAGAGAAGAGCTGCCGCGGCAGCAGCTGCAGCAGCAGAAGCAGAGAAGAAATCTTCGAAGAAAATTGAAGAag TGGATCCTTTACTTCTTCCTCCCAGACGCGAAACATCAAGAAGAAAAGCAAAAGAGAAAACGTCAGtgaaacaatttttagatCGACAACAAGGTAtagattattttgataatgaTGAGGAACAGATAGATTCCGACTCCGATCCAGCATGGACACCTGCTGTAAAATTGGTTGGagatgaagaagagaaaaggaagaaacgtGCGAGACCCGTCATCACGAAAAAGATTAGGAAGATGCTAGAAGAGGATGGTTATTCGTCCGGGGAAGCTATTATCTCAAAGAAATCAACGAGGAAAAAGCATGAGACGCCctcaaaaaattctaaaagttCCAGCAAACTTTCTTGCAGAATTGATGAAAAATTAGTAGCGGCGGCAAGTGACGAAGATATCGATATCTCGCCATTTAAG CATTCGATAGGCAACTCAGAAGACGCg TCTGGCGAATTTGTCGTGATCAAAACAGACTTGGATGAAGAAGAAGACCCTCCTCTTTGGAGGATAGATGGCAAAACattactccaaaaatatcaGCCATTCAAATCCAGTGGGAAAACTTTATATAGAAACATACCTAcg TATTCTGCATGGGTTTCACAAAATCGTCACATATATCAACAAGTGCCGGTGAAATTCTGGCAACAAGGCAAGACAGAAAcaattgtagaatttttgaGGGATGAAATGATCATTGATGACAG TGAGAACAtcgataaatttatgaaagaaaccgaaaaatatcaagataattttgaagtatacatacagacattaaTTTCACAAGCTCTGGATTCTAATTTTCtcactgaaatatttcaggaaCAAG ATGATTATTTTCTATCAAATGTTAAGACTGTCGATGAAATaacagaagaaagaaaacgtCGCCTTTTGTTCACAACCAAGTGGAAAACAAGTGTCGTGACGGCAATATCAACGTGGCCATGTGTTAACGTGCTTAAAGATCTGCTGCCATCAGAATATAAAGGGAAATTTTGTGCTGGTTGTCAGCAAGCAAAAATCTATGCAAGAGTTTTGCTTTATGGACAGCCATATAATGGTACTACATTAGAAGGCTCGCCACCCGATCCAAGAATACCTCACGAAAAA GACTTTTTGTTGTGCCGTATTTGTCAAAAGAAGGTGGCCTTGTATAATAAAGTCGCTCATCAAAAATATCTAATGTTCTTGGAATGTGCGAGAAGAGTAGCAGATAAAAAGGTAGCCGATCCGCATAAGGAcactacaataatattaaacgaaTTATTAGCAGATGAAACATGGTTGACGCAA cttTTCAAAGAAGTGAGGAGTATTTGGGCTGAAATCGATAGCATGGAGCAGCAAGCCAAGGCTAAAGCAAAAGTGAAATCAAAAGCAGCACTGTCGTCATCAGTGAAGCAGTATCATAGAGCAGAGACAACAGTAGCAAGTGCTCCTATCGTACTTATGTCTAAAAGGACTGCTGATAATATTTCTGATTCACAGGTGCCTATACAGAATACCGAAAATAATCCTCAAACAATATCTAGTGACGTACAGATGAGCAGTGAACCATCTTAG
- the LOC139818456 gene encoding uncharacterized protein isoform X2, which produces MDPVGPWYTSYNRLTAGSSTGTFHATSTTTSDFVPHHLATAATQAVPSTTTSHVLLQAAHTTATLAGQPSPFNPGGFLSPPSVGYEVFSPLFHPNTKQAHYVTQHRQVLAQAQAVSATKQNTTESDISTLRENYSSAHQATFFEQQGASTSPTTSTLAWTSQNTTQLPSPFGILPHESVVPSSPGPPSTKSSGTGYENTFNAHFSTTQTINNINASQITTPSVCNADFKASGCPTDTKKSISVRPQSPTVSVKSTISTSQVSSNQTFFHQVPTFNSDTLSDSYPGTGTGGQSVTENEKVHASLQHQQSCIVSTPSNSSGKEYRIPQPSLRSTTSTTIFLSAPVRSGSAQVIQDKQGTRNGNFASPNKTASATTTQQNIQTKGQTKIYPDLGSHGIEHRRNEQQGHDNSQSSPISFSIMESRNLSYTTNSTTNCNNTNGKLTTNQRTSSNLQHPQQQQQQQQQQQQQTFHVLNQQQQQQQQTTSYRHYLTGSTSDTEYHHPGRSKSATSTDSAYSSNTSTQNGPDCSVVVPRRPSPLQTHSQASPLGHVPSPAYPMYNSPLATMSSPSPLQQHETNGSQCTNGASYKGGVTQQVAPPSPLDVTVPRPASQGQVAYSSVITRALGTTENNKTAYSAESKTYERQQQDFSQTQKQQVCWENDNRQTANGTRKFSVYTGATTATSDINAQSLPVQQQVQRLMNVSVDRQQSYFEANQVALQDLSSCRGDPMSIVKNLQTLQQGPCLQQHTTAATSVGTAEQEKQVEERRKADSVNKKRKNLEKGGHGTPLSNEITGGTTMTEYLSRIPPPAHHNAANQQQQNGYFEFERWNIPPPATKMFPTASAAFGSQSSLHHSSNFVGTPAHQHQSLMVSHHHAPPPIPYFPAFHIPAGHHPHHSHEFQSSVEITPIGFGENTTNQNTTYNQEVRDDQPKVIVPNIEEELGFLQQDQQLMQNMNQINKDFKRPNRDPNTGFMTSYLKFLQGERDPSPPPAIRGGRKATWNRSKPYIPVEPSKPAEASNGESVKPQEKPILVKETSIKETPAIDYANDPRYFPLPKERKKLNFDSSDDGFTSDDDFPFPSKKMEKKVQNVNNTSNIEIVAVKPEGKGKKGRPIKPGGPTDRKRRAAAAAAAAAEAEKKSSKKIEEVDPLLLPPRRETSRRKAKEKTSVKQFLDRQQGIDYFDNDEEQIDSDSDPAWTPAVKLVGDEEEKRKKRARPVITKKIRKMLEEDGYSSGEAIISKKSTRKKHETPSKNSKSSSKLSCRIDEKLVAAASDEDIDISPFKSGEFVVIKTDLDEEEDPPLWRIDGKTLLQKYQPFKSSGKTLYRNIPTYSAWVSQNRHIYQQVPVKFWQQGKTETIVEFLRDEMIIDDSENIDKFMKETEKYQDNFEVYIQTLISQALDSNFLTEIFQEQDDYFLSNVKTVDEITEERKRRLLFTTKWKTSVVTAISTWPCVNVLKDLLPSEYKGKFCAGCQQAKIYARVLLYGQPYNGTTLEGSPPDPRIPHEKDFLLCRICQKKVALYNKVAHQKYLMFLECARRVADKKVADPHKDTTIILNELLADETWLTQLFKEVRSIWAEIDSMEQQAKAKAKVKSKAALSSSVKQYHRAETTVASAPIVLMSKRTADNISDSQVPIQNTENNPQTISSDVQMSSEPS; this is translated from the exons ATGGATCCCGTTGGTCCATGGTACACGTCGTATAATCGTCTAACTGCGGGCAGCTCCACTGGCACGTTTCACGCGACGTCGACTACAACTAGTGACTTTGTACCTCATCATTTAGCAACAGCTGCCACACAGGCTGTGCCATCAACAACTACGTCGCACGTACTTTTACAAGCGGCTCATACGACAGCAACTCTGGCGGGTCAACCATCCCCTTTTAACCCAGGGGGGTTTTTATCTCCACCCTCTGTGGGTTATGAAGTCTTTTCACCTCTGTTTCATCCTAATACTAAGCAGGCGCATTATGTTACTCAACATAGGCAAGTACTTGCTCAAGCACAAGCGGTATCAGCGACAAAACAAAACACGACTGAATCGGATATCTCCACATTAAGGGAGAATTATAGCTCGGCTCATCAAGCTACATTTTTCGAGCAACAGGGAGCATCGACGTCACCTACGACATCGACATTAGCCTGGACATCTCAGAACACGACGCAGCTTCCTAGCCCATTTGGTATTTTACCACACGAGAGCGTCGTTCCGTCGTCTCCGGGTCCGCCTTCTACGAAATCTAGTGGTACTGGCTACGAGAATACGTTTAATGCCCATTTTAGTACAACACAGACCATAAACAACATTAACGCATCTCAAATAACTACTCCGTCTGTGTGCAACGCAGATTTCAAGGCGTCTGGTTGTCCGACTGACACAAAAAAGTCGATCAGCGTGAGACCTCAATCACCTACCGTTAGCGTAAAGTCCACTATTTCTACGTCACAAGTCAGTAGTAATCAAACATTCTTTCATCAAGTTCCAACCTTTAATTCTGACACCTTGTCTGATAGTTATCCAGGCACTGGTACGGGAGGTCAGTCTGTCactgaaaatgaaaaagtgCACGCGTCACTGCAACATCAGCAATCGTGTATCGTATCGACACCAAGCAACTCTTCTGGCAAAGAATACAGAATACCGCAACCGTCCTTGAGATCGACCACATCGACAACGATTTTTCTAAGTGCTCCGGTGCGATCAGGCTCCGCGCAGGTAATTCAGGATAAGCAGGGGACGCGCAACGGCAATTTTGCATCACCTAACAAAACGGCATCTGCCACCACGACTCAACAGAATATTCAGACCAAAGGACAGACAAAGATTTATCCAGACCTAGGGAGCCACGGAATTGAGCACAGACGAAACGAGCAACAGGGACATGATAACAGTCAATCATCCCCGATTAGTTTCTCCATCATGGAAAGTCGCAACTTGAGTTATACTACAAATAGTACCACTAACTGCAACAACACCAATGGTAAGCTTACGACCAACCAGAGGACATCATCCAACTTACAGCATCctcagcagcaacagcagcagcagcagcagcagcagcaacaaacGTTTCATGTTTTGAAtcagcaacaacagcagcaacagcagacTACATCATATAGACATTATTTGACGGGATCAACGAGCGATACAGAATATCATCATCCGGGCAGATCCAAGTCCGCAACTTCAACGGATTCTGCTTACTCGTCCAATACCTCGACACAAAACGGACCCGACTGCAGTGTCGTTGTTCCGCGACGACCAAGTCCTCTGCAGACTCATTCGCAGGCTAGTCCCTTGGGTCATGTACCAAGTCCGGCGTATCCCATGTATAACAGTCCGTTGGCAACCATGTCGTCACCATCACCGTTGCAACAGCACGAGACCAACGGTAGTCAGTGTACTAATGGTGCATCATATAAGGGCGGAGTCACTCAACAAGTCGCTCCACCGTCACCTTTGGATGTCACCGTTCCCAGACCGGCATCTCAGGGACAGGTAGCTTACTCGTCGGTGATCACACGAGCATTGGGCACTACGGAAAATAACAAGACAGCTTACAGCGCGGAGAGTAAAACGTATGAGAGACAACAACAAGATTTTTCGCAAACGCAAAAGCAACAGGTCTGTTGGGAAAATGACAACCGGCAAACAGCAAACGGCACGAGGAAGTTTTCCGTCTATACTGGTGCGACGACGGCGACTAGCGACATAAATGCACAGAGCTTACCGGTCCAACAGCAAGTACAAAGGCTTATGAATGTATCGGTGGACAGGCAGCAGTCGTATTTCGAAGCTAATCAAGTGGCGCTGCAAGATTTAAGCAGCTGTAGGGGAGACCCAATGAGCATCGTAAAGAATTTACAAACGTTGCAGCAAGGCCCCTGCTTGCAACAACATACGACTGCCGCTACCTCGGTTGGTACGGCAGAACAAGAAAAGCAGGTTGAAGAACGGCGAAAAGCCGACAGCGTCaataaaaagaggaaaaatttggaaaaggGTGGACATGGCACGCCATTATCTAACGAGATTACGGGCGGTACGACAATGACGGAATACCTCAGTAGGATACCTCCGCCTGCGCACCATAACGCGGCGAATCAACAACAGCAAAACGGTTACTTCGAATTTGAACGGTGGAATATACCGCCACCGGCCACCAAGATGTTTCCGACCGCGTCCGCCGCCTTTGGTTCTCAGTCGTCGTTGCACCATTCGAGTAACTTCGTAGGCACTCCGGCTCATCAGCATCAATCATTAATGGTGTCGCATCATCATGCACCACCACCCATCCCATATTTTCCGGCTTTTCATATTCCCGCGGGTCATCACCCACATCACTCGCACGAATTTCAGTCCTCGGTCGAAATAACGCCGATAGGATTCGGCGAGAACACCACAAACCAAAACACTACGTATAATCAAGAGGTCAGAGATGATCAGCCTAAAGTAATTGTTCCTAATATTGAAGAAGAATTAGGCTTTCTTCAACAAGACCAGCAACTGATGCAGAATatgaatcaaataaataaagactTTAAACGGCCCAACAGAGATCCTAATACGGGCTTTATGAcgagttatttaaaatttttgcaagGTGAAAGGGACCCTTCTCCACCACCTGCTATACGTGGTGGTAGAAAAGCCACATGGAATAGGTCAAAACCGTATATACCTGTCGAGCCAAGTAAACCTGCGGAAGCTTCGAATGGTGAAAGTGTTAAACCTCAAGAAAAGCCGATATTAGTAAAGGAGACGTCGATTAAGGAAACACCGGCGATAGATTACGCTAATGATCCTAGGTATTTTCCGTTAccgaaagaaaggaaaaaattaaattttgattcgAGCGACGATGGATTTACTAGTGATGACGATTTTCCATTTCCTTCtaagaaaatggaaaaaaaggtGCAGAATGTTAATAATACGAGTAATATCGAAATTGTTGCTGTTAAGCCGGAAGGAAAAGGTAAGAAAGGCCGGCCTATTAAGCCTGGTGGACCGACGGATAGGAAGAGAAGAGCTGCCGCGGCAGCAGCTGCAGCAGCAGAAGCAGAGAAGAAATCTTCGAAGAAAATTGAAGAag TGGATCCTTTACTTCTTCCTCCCAGACGCGAAACATCAAGAAGAAAAGCAAAAGAGAAAACGTCAGtgaaacaatttttagatCGACAACAAGGTAtagattattttgataatgaTGAGGAACAGATAGATTCCGACTCCGATCCAGCATGGACACCTGCTGTAAAATTGGTTGGagatgaagaagagaaaaggaagaaacgtGCGAGACCCGTCATCACGAAAAAGATTAGGAAGATGCTAGAAGAGGATGGTTATTCGTCCGGGGAAGCTATTATCTCAAAGAAATCAACGAGGAAAAAGCATGAGACGCCctcaaaaaattctaaaagttCCAGCAAACTTTCTTGCAGAATTGATGAAAAATTAGTAGCGGCGGCAAGTGACGAAGATATCGATATCTCGCCATTTAAG TCTGGCGAATTTGTCGTGATCAAAACAGACTTGGATGAAGAAGAAGACCCTCCTCTTTGGAGGATAGATGGCAAAACattactccaaaaatatcaGCCATTCAAATCCAGTGGGAAAACTTTATATAGAAACATACCTAcg TATTCTGCATGGGTTTCACAAAATCGTCACATATATCAACAAGTGCCGGTGAAATTCTGGCAACAAGGCAAGACAGAAAcaattgtagaatttttgaGGGATGAAATGATCATTGATGACAG TGAGAACAtcgataaatttatgaaagaaaccgaaaaatatcaagataattttgaagtatacatacagacattaaTTTCACAAGCTCTGGATTCTAATTTTCtcactgaaatatttcaggaaCAAG ATGATTATTTTCTATCAAATGTTAAGACTGTCGATGAAATaacagaagaaagaaaacgtCGCCTTTTGTTCACAACCAAGTGGAAAACAAGTGTCGTGACGGCAATATCAACGTGGCCATGTGTTAACGTGCTTAAAGATCTGCTGCCATCAGAATATAAAGGGAAATTTTGTGCTGGTTGTCAGCAAGCAAAAATCTATGCAAGAGTTTTGCTTTATGGACAGCCATATAATGGTACTACATTAGAAGGCTCGCCACCCGATCCAAGAATACCTCACGAAAAA GACTTTTTGTTGTGCCGTATTTGTCAAAAGAAGGTGGCCTTGTATAATAAAGTCGCTCATCAAAAATATCTAATGTTCTTGGAATGTGCGAGAAGAGTAGCAGATAAAAAGGTAGCCGATCCGCATAAGGAcactacaataatattaaacgaaTTATTAGCAGATGAAACATGGTTGACGCAA cttTTCAAAGAAGTGAGGAGTATTTGGGCTGAAATCGATAGCATGGAGCAGCAAGCCAAGGCTAAAGCAAAAGTGAAATCAAAAGCAGCACTGTCGTCATCAGTGAAGCAGTATCATAGAGCAGAGACAACAGTAGCAAGTGCTCCTATCGTACTTATGTCTAAAAGGACTGCTGATAATATTTCTGATTCACAGGTGCCTATACAGAATACCGAAAATAATCCTCAAACAATATCTAGTGACGTACAGATGAGCAGTGAACCATCTTAG